From Natrinema sp. CBA1119:
GTCGTGACCGATCCCGACGCGCTGGGAAGCGACGACTCGAGCGAAGCGCATACCACGGGCGGCGGCCCCGAACCCACGGAGGGCGACTGATGGGGTACCGCGACGTCGCAAAAGTCGGTCTCGGCGGCCCCGTCGGCTCCGGGAAGACGGCGATGGTCCAGCGGATCGTCCCCGAACTCGTCGACCGGGGCTACGAGGTCGGCGTCATCGCCAACGACATCATGACGCAGGAGGACGCCGACGTCTTTCGGGAGTCGTTCGCCGACCTGCTACCCGCAGACCTCGTCGAGGGGGTCGAAACGGGGGCCTGCCCACACACGGGCATCCGCGAGGATCCCTCCATGAACCTTGCGGCGATCGACGAGTTCACCGAACGTCATCCCGATCTGGATGTGGTCCTCGTCGAGAGCGGCGGCGACAACCTCGCCGCGACCTTCAACCCCGAACTGGCCGACTACTTCCTGTTCGTCATCAGCGTCGCGGAGGGCGAGGATATTCCCCGCAAGCGCGGCCCTGGCGTCATGCAGGCCGACCTGCTAGTCGTCAACAAAACGGACCTCGCACCGCACGTCGACGCCGACCTGCAGGTGATCGAGGACGATACGAACGCGGTGCGGGGCGACGACCCGTTCGTCTTCACTAACTGCAAGGACGGCGAGGGGATCGACGCGGTCCTCGAGCACGTCGAGCGGGAGGTGCTGTTCGCGTGAGTGGGGCGCGCTCGGGGACGACCGCAGACGACGGGCT
This genomic window contains:
- the ureG gene encoding urease accessory protein UreG — protein: MGYRDVAKVGLGGPVGSGKTAMVQRIVPELVDRGYEVGVIANDIMTQEDADVFRESFADLLPADLVEGVETGACPHTGIREDPSMNLAAIDEFTERHPDLDVVLVESGGDNLAATFNPELADYFLFVISVAEGEDIPRKRGPGVMQADLLVVNKTDLAPHVDADLQVIEDDTNAVRGDDPFVFTNCKDGEGIDAVLEHVEREVLFA